ACATAGCCGGAGTCGAGCACCTCGAGCATGGTCGCGCGCATCATCCGGGCGATGTACGGGGTCACCACCAGCACCAGCACCGCGGTGGGCAGGATCAGCTGGGCAGGGAAGTCCCAGACCTGCGTTCCCGGCGGGGACATGGTCACCGCAGGCAGGATGCTCAGCACGGTGGTGGCGAACAGGGCCACCAGGGCGATGCCGATCACGAACTCGGGCAGGGCCGCGAGCACCAGGGAGATGCCCGTGATCGCGCTGTCCGCGACCCGGCCGCGGCGCAGTGCGGACCAGATGCCCAGCGCGAGACCGGCCGGGATGCTGATCAGCGCGGCGGCGACCATGAGGAACACCGAGGCGCGGGCACGGTCGGCCAGCAGGTCGATCACCGGCTGGCCGGATGCCGCCGAGGTGCCCAGATCACCGGTGAACAGGCCACCGAGCCAGGACAGGTAGCGCTGCCCGGCGGGCTGATCCAGATGCATCTGCTGGTGCAGGGCGGCGATCCGCTCGGGGGTCGCCTGCTGGCCCAGGATCGCCCGGGCCGGGTCACCTGGCAGGAGCAGGGTCGCGCCGAAGACCAGCAGGGAGACTGCCAGCAGGATGACGAGGCTGATGGCCAGCCGACGGACGATGAGTTTGGCGATCATGCGGCCTCTCCGATCCACACGCGGTCAAGCCGGAACCCGGACAGCGGGATCCCGGTGCGGTTCTCGACGAAGCCGCCGACATATCCCTGATAGGCGTCGATCTGGTTCGCGAAGCCCCAGATGATGTAACCGCCGCGGTCGTACAGGATCTCCTGGGCCTGGGCGATGAGCTCACCCCGAGCCGCATCGTCGACCTCGGCGCGGGCCTGCTCGACCAGCGCGATGTACTCCTCGTCCGCCCAGTGCGTCTCGTTGAACGGAGCGCCCGGCATCACCGCGGCGTTCGACTGCGCGAGGAAGTTGCGGGTGTACCAGAACGACTGGGAGAAGTCGTAGTTGAGGTAGTCGGTCCAGTAGGCGGTGAGGTCCATGCGGTTGATCGACACGATGATGCCGGCCTCGGCCGCCTGCTCGGCGAACACCTGGGCGGCTTCGACGACGCCGGCCTGGATGGGGGCGGTGACCAGCTCCACCTCGAGGCCGTCGGGGTGTCCGGCCTCGGCCAGCAGCCGCTTCGCTTCGGCGATGTCCTGGGTGCGCTGGGACAGCTCACCGGGGTAGGCCGGGTCGAAGGCGGCGAACATGTCATTGCCGATGGTGCCCTTGCCGGAGAGGACCTGCTCGATCATCCCCTCGCGATGCACGGCCAGGCGGAACGCCTGGCGCACGCGCTCGTCGTCGAACGGCGCCCTGTCCACGCGCATGGTGAAGGGCAGGTACATGCCGGTCTCGGAGTTGAGGATCTTGATCCGCTGGTCCGAGGCGATGACCTCGGTGAGCGCCGGCGGGATCTGGGCGATGGCATCGACCTGGTTGGACAGCAGCGAGTTGATCAGCGCATCGGTGTCGTTGAAGTTCAGCAGGCTGACCTCGTCGAGGTACGGACCCTCCGCGCCCCAGTAGTGCGGGTTGCGGCGCAGCACGGTGGACTGCGCGGCGGTGAAGCTCTCGAGCATGAAGGGGCCGGAGCCCACCGGTGCCGCGACGTCGAAGTCGGTGGGGACGATGATCGAGGTGTACTGGCCGAAGGTCTCGTCCAGTGCGGTGTCGGAGGTGTCGAGCCGGAACTCGAGCGTGCGCTCGTCGAGCTTCACCATCTCCCGGAGATGGCTGAGCGAGGCGGCTCCGGACTTGGGGTCCTCGGGGTCGACGATCCGCTCGAAGCTGGAGATGACGTCCTCGACCGTCATCGGCCGCCCGTCGCTGAAGGTGACGTCGTCGCGCAGCTCGGCGGTCCAGACGGTGGCATCGTCGTTCGGGGTGACGGAGGTGGCGAGCATGGGCTGCAGGACGTAGTCGTCATCGAAGTACAGCAGCGTGTTGTACATGCTCACGGCCCGGGCGATGTCGCCGAGGTTGGTCGCGTTCGCACCGTCGAGGGTGTCCGAGGCGCCGCCGCCGACGAAGCCGACCCGCAGCGAGCCGCCCTCGAGCGGCGGCCCCTCCAGATCGAACTGCTGGGCTGGAGCGGCAGTTCCACCGCATGCAGCGAGAACGGCGCTCACCCCCAGTCCCAGTCCTCCCCCGAGGACGCCGCGGCGGGTCGCCGTGCCTGCCGCGAGGTTCGCGGGACGCCCCCTCGCACCCGAAGAACGCCTGCGATCAGGTGTTTCGCCTGCTTGGGTCGGTAGCCTCAAGAGTGCCCCACTCCCTCTCGTCCAGTTCGTCGCGTCACGGTCCGTCGCACACCGTACGACGAATTTGCGATCATCGCAAGTTCAGCCGAACTTTATTTCGCCCGAATCGCAAGTTTGAGCCATGGGGAGCGCCGGCTGGGCCGCGGCATCGGCTGTGGCCGTGGCGCCGGCTGGGCCCGCGGCGCCGACGACGATCGTCAGCATCCTGACGATCGGACGCGCGACGGCCCGGACCCACATGGGGTCCGGGCCGGGGGCCGTTCGGGAAGTGAGCGCTCAGGCGCCCTTCCGCACCGTGATGGACCACCCCGCATCGCCCACGCGGTCGAAGGCGACCACCTCATGGCCGTCCTCCGCTGCCCACTGGGGCAGGGAGTCGGTGGCCTGGGTGCAGTCGAAGCCGATGATCAGGTCATCGCCGGTGTTCAGCTGCTGAATGGCGTTCTTCGCGTCGATCAGCGGGAAGGGGCAGACGGCGCCGTTGGTCTGGAGGGTGAAGGCAGGCACGAGGGGCATCCTTTCGGTGGTGCGGAACGTCGGTCAGCGGGTCGGGGCCAGGAAATCGGGAGGCCCGGCGGTCAGGAGGTCGGGATCGGGAGGCCAGGGTCCGGAGCTCGGGGTCAGGCGGCGGGGGTGAGCACCGGGGCGGGGCGTCTGCCGGCAGCGGCCTTCTGCGGGCGCACCAGGAAGAACCAGGCGGCACCCCAGGTGCCGAGCATGATCGCGGCGAAGGAGACCCAGCCCTGGTAGCTGAACAGGCTGGTCTCCACCAGGGAATTGCCGATGGTGCAGCCGCCGGCGAGCGCGGCACCCACGCCCATGGCCAG
The window above is part of the Brachybacterium vulturis genome. Proteins encoded here:
- a CDS encoding ABC transporter substrate-binding protein produces the protein MSAVLAACGGTAAPAQQFDLEGPPLEGGSLRVGFVGGGASDTLDGANATNLGDIARAVSMYNTLLYFDDDYVLQPMLATSVTPNDDATVWTAELRDDVTFSDGRPMTVEDVISSFERIVDPEDPKSGAASLSHLREMVKLDERTLEFRLDTSDTALDETFGQYTSIIVPTDFDVAAPVGSGPFMLESFTAAQSTVLRRNPHYWGAEGPYLDEVSLLNFNDTDALINSLLSNQVDAIAQIPPALTEVIASDQRIKILNSETGMYLPFTMRVDRAPFDDERVRQAFRLAVHREGMIEQVLSGKGTIGNDMFAAFDPAYPGELSQRTQDIAEAKRLLAEAGHPDGLEVELVTAPIQAGVVEAAQVFAEQAAEAGIIVSINRMDLTAYWTDYLNYDFSQSFWYTRNFLAQSNAAVMPGAPFNETHWADEEYIALVEQARAEVDDAARGELIAQAQEILYDRGGYIIWGFANQIDAYQGYVGGFVENRTGIPLSGFRLDRVWIGEAA
- a CDS encoding sulfurtransferase TusA family protein; its protein translation is MPAFTLQTNGAVCPFPLIDAKNAIQQLNTGDDLIIGFDCTQATDSLPQWAAEDGHEVVAFDRVGDAGWSITVRKGA
- a CDS encoding ABC transporter permease, with product MIAKLIVRRLAISLVILLAVSLLVFGATLLLPGDPARAILGQQATPERIAALHQQMHLDQPAGQRYLSWLGGLFTGDLGTSAASGQPVIDLLADRARASVFLMVAAALISIPAGLALGIWSALRRGRVADSAITGISLVLAALPEFVIGIALVALFATTVLSILPAVTMSPPGTQVWDFPAQLILPTAVLVLVVTPYIARMMRATMLEVLDSGYVEMARLKGVPERRVILRHALPHAIGPVAQVVAIQLAWMAGGVVVVEFLFRYPGLGQALIEAVDYRDVQVVQAVTMIVAVIYIVVNLLADVVGILANPKLRTGGDR